The Mycolicibacterium smegmatis genome has a window encoding:
- a CDS encoding SDR family oxidoreductase: MKIVVIGGRGLIGAKVAAKLGAQGHDVTAASRRSGVDALTGEGLAAAVAGADVVVDVSGSPVFDDDPVMRFFVTTTANLLSAEWQAGVSHHVVLSVVGAQSMPDSGYNTAKAAQENLIRDSGRPYTIVRATPFYEFAVGLADSATDGDVVRLPHASFRPIAADDVATAVARAALGQPANGVVEIAGPEVIGMDDFVRTGLAARGDQRRVVTDPGAPYFGAVIDDHTLAPNPDATIFSTRYADWIDAHVQKKYLADGSLPSLRR, encoded by the coding sequence ATGAAGATCGTGGTCATCGGCGGTCGTGGCCTGATCGGCGCCAAAGTGGCGGCGAAGCTCGGTGCGCAGGGCCACGACGTCACCGCCGCATCCCGTCGCTCAGGTGTCGACGCACTCACCGGGGAAGGCCTCGCCGCCGCGGTCGCGGGCGCGGATGTCGTGGTCGACGTGTCCGGTTCACCGGTGTTCGACGACGACCCGGTGATGCGGTTCTTCGTCACCACCACCGCGAACCTGCTCTCGGCCGAGTGGCAGGCAGGCGTCTCCCATCACGTCGTGCTGTCGGTGGTGGGTGCGCAGAGCATGCCGGACAGCGGCTACAACACCGCGAAGGCGGCCCAGGAGAACCTGATCAGGGATTCCGGCCGGCCGTACACCATCGTGCGGGCCACACCCTTCTACGAATTTGCGGTCGGATTGGCCGATTCCGCGACCGACGGCGATGTTGTCAGGTTGCCGCATGCCTCGTTCCGTCCCATCGCGGCCGATGATGTCGCCACAGCCGTCGCTCGTGCTGCACTCGGTCAGCCTGCCAACGGGGTGGTCGAGATCGCTGGGCCGGAAGTCATCGGCATGGACGACTTCGTCCGTACCGGTCTTGCGGCCCGGGGAGATCAGCGCCGGGTCGTGACCGATCCCGGTGCACCGTACTTCGGCGCGGTGATCGACGATCACACCCTCGCGCCCAATCCAGACGCCACGATCTTCTCGACTCGCTACGCCGATTGGATCGACGCACATGTCCAGAAGAAGTACCTCGCCGACGGTAGCCTGCCGTCACTGCGGAGGTGA
- a CDS encoding nitroreductase family protein, whose translation MSDHPVIDLSVDELLTTTRSVRRRLDLTRPVPLGLIRECLEIAVQAPTSGNLQNASFIVVTDGRQRRDIADVYLSTWNQIAASPYAVADRFKDDPVRNRQQRRVSDSAAYYTGTTFHRAKRIPLDDVLHVDRW comes from the coding sequence ATGAGTGACCATCCTGTCATCGACCTGTCGGTCGACGAACTGCTCACCACGACACGTTCTGTACGCAGGCGTCTCGATCTCACCCGGCCCGTTCCTCTCGGCCTGATCCGGGAATGCCTGGAAATCGCGGTGCAGGCGCCGACGTCGGGCAATCTGCAGAACGCCAGCTTCATCGTGGTGACCGACGGCCGACAGCGCCGGGATATCGCTGACGTGTACCTGAGCACCTGGAACCAGATCGCCGCGTCGCCGTACGCGGTGGCCGACCGGTTCAAGGATGACCCAGTACGAAATCGTCAACAGCGCAGGGTCTCCGACAGCGCGGCCTACTACACCGGCACAACCTTCCACCGTGCCAAGCGGATCCCGCTCGACGATGTTCTGCACGTCGACCGATGGTGA
- a CDS encoding MFS transporter yields the protein MAPTHRAMVVAVTVSMVAFLDSTVINLALTAIEHDLGGGLPLQQWIVDGYLLTMAAAILPGGSISDLFGRVPVMRFGLVVFGAGSVLGAVAASAEVLIAARLIQGLGAAFLVPGSLALINTVFDKAHQSAAIGVWTAWTGTAFALGPLLGGLCVDLLGWRWVFVLSAIPMAAGYALTFWLCPVSGHVVGARVDVVGVVLSSVGLAATVFALIESQRRGWADLVVATPAVLGVVALSGFVGRQRRSTQPLLPLSLFTVRNFTAVNLVTVFVYGALTLGSLTVVLYAQEIGGYSATAAGLATLPIPVMSFILARRVGRIAARTGPRMFLIAGPALSGLGMALVRLKDNGFHATTDLLPGMVVLALGLVLTVTPLTSMALASVPTEHSGLASAVNNAAARLAALVSVGSMGMITVGSTAAGFVNLLKVSAALFVLGSLCAAVWISDSLGGYGPVPCDLAASCRDRPGVQPALAEQSPPQ from the coding sequence GTGGCACCGACCCACCGTGCGATGGTGGTCGCGGTGACGGTGTCGATGGTCGCGTTCCTGGACTCCACGGTGATCAATTTGGCCCTGACAGCCATCGAACATGACCTGGGCGGCGGACTTCCGCTGCAGCAGTGGATCGTCGACGGCTACCTGTTGACCATGGCAGCCGCGATCCTGCCAGGAGGATCGATCTCGGACCTGTTCGGACGTGTCCCGGTGATGCGGTTCGGGCTGGTGGTCTTCGGGGCCGGATCGGTTCTGGGTGCCGTGGCCGCCTCGGCAGAAGTGCTCATCGCCGCGCGGCTCATCCAGGGTCTCGGCGCGGCGTTCCTGGTGCCCGGCTCGCTGGCACTGATCAACACGGTCTTCGACAAAGCACACCAGTCTGCGGCGATCGGTGTGTGGACCGCGTGGACGGGAACCGCATTCGCGCTGGGCCCGCTGCTGGGCGGCCTGTGCGTCGACCTGCTCGGCTGGCGTTGGGTTTTTGTGCTGTCGGCGATCCCGATGGCTGCCGGGTACGCGTTGACGTTTTGGCTGTGCCCGGTGTCGGGGCACGTCGTGGGTGCCCGCGTCGACGTCGTCGGGGTCGTTCTGTCGTCGGTGGGACTGGCCGCGACCGTCTTCGCATTGATCGAGTCGCAACGGAGAGGCTGGGCCGACCTGGTCGTCGCCACGCCAGCGGTCCTGGGAGTCGTCGCGCTGTCCGGTTTCGTGGGCCGGCAGCGGCGCAGCACGCAACCGTTGCTTCCGTTGTCACTGTTCACGGTTCGCAATTTCACCGCAGTCAACCTGGTGACGGTGTTCGTCTACGGCGCGTTGACGCTGGGCTCGCTGACTGTCGTTCTCTACGCCCAGGAAATCGGCGGATACTCGGCCACCGCCGCAGGACTGGCCACGCTACCGATTCCGGTCATGTCGTTCATCCTCGCCCGCCGCGTCGGCCGTATCGCCGCGCGGACGGGACCTCGCATGTTCTTGATCGCCGGTCCCGCCCTGTCGGGTCTCGGGATGGCGCTGGTCCGTTTGAAGGACAATGGATTCCACGCCACGACGGATCTGTTGCCCGGTATGGTTGTCTTGGCGCTCGGCCTCGTCCTCACGGTCACGCCGCTGACCTCGATGGCTTTGGCGTCGGTTCCGACCGAGCACAGTGGTTTGGCCTCCGCAGTCAACAACGCCGCCGCTCGACTGGCGGCGCTGGTATCCGTAGGCTCGATGGGGATGATCACCGTCGGCTCGACCGCTGCCGGTTTCGTCAACCTCTTGAAGGTCAGCGCCGCGCTGTTCGTCCTGGGATCGTTGTGTGCCGCAGTGTGGATATCCGATTCCCTCGGGGGATACGGACCTGTGCCCTGCGACCTCGCGGCATCGTGCCGCGACCGGCCCGGTGTCCAGCCGGCACTGGCCGAACAGTCACCTCCGCAGTGA
- a CDS encoding helix-turn-helix transcriptional regulator, with amino-acid sequence MGPSTDFFDVGGERLITPPIRGRADELKTAGALITAAARGRGGVLVIEGPPGIGKSRLLTEVLGLADKCGVRTLFGEAFEYQQTVPFFSLFMATLRADPPIGDVAALRELGGSADLRYWVVHDLHNAIRAAAAQTPLMIVLEDIHWADNATLLALRSLTTEIDVPVLWVFTARTGAGGQAVQETLSVLQRTDATFLRLAAMTPDAVADMVQDAVRARADTSLLSLAAKAHGNPFLISELVRGLGEEGRLGLSDGRAVASGFALPRRLGASMHQRLDLLSEGASEVVRVAAVLPDRFTAGLLAAMLERSPTSLLSSLEEAVHADLFIEDGEQLRFRHDLLREATRQSLPKSLRRAMERQSASVMLGMGAAPAEVATQLARSAEPGDREAIDALREAAQAVGRGDAGAAADLSRCALELSPADDAEHGSLIAETVGWLNRASRYGEAEELADMALADAASPEVEAEIRLRLPTQTKHSSPQRVAESRRALRLRGISELTRARHLASLAYNLVLQDEDAQSRTAADEAAAAAASTGDPEAIIMAEVTHALLDSGEGYAVRALRRLEQLRGIAYTNETALAHAYAGMFHANMLAVVGRLDDATNRAAEGIAQADRERSAMVLDNWAVYAGWVHLAAGRLSAARGAAESLPPPQASGAQELDVHRMLILAEVAAHSDDRNLLLETANDAHDAHCTGPPGQRRACAYVLARAAWYRGDIHEAARWLGDINLLGTPLFPHALVRLILAAQVASAAGDAGLRARVLQAAEVLGRERPAVPLFRAVVGYSRGILEHDADALVRAAESLRAFPRPLLYAGAAADAGAELIRAQRGTEALDQLNTAFDAYSECGATADARRVGRALRRLGAERRVVATQRAKTGWDSLTDSELTVVQLIAEGATNRAVAEHLQLSPHTVKTHVRNAFAKLGVTSRAQLAQFIHRAD; translated from the coding sequence GTGGGGCCTTCAACCGACTTTTTCGACGTCGGCGGCGAACGGCTGATCACGCCGCCGATTCGTGGGCGAGCGGATGAGCTGAAAACTGCCGGTGCACTGATTACCGCAGCGGCCCGAGGGCGCGGCGGCGTGCTGGTGATCGAGGGGCCCCCGGGCATCGGGAAGAGTCGCTTGCTGACCGAGGTGTTGGGGCTGGCCGACAAGTGCGGGGTTCGCACGTTGTTCGGGGAAGCGTTCGAGTATCAGCAGACGGTGCCGTTCTTCTCGCTGTTCATGGCCACGTTGCGCGCCGATCCCCCGATCGGCGACGTGGCGGCGCTGCGCGAACTGGGTGGCTCGGCAGACCTGCGCTACTGGGTGGTGCACGATCTGCACAACGCGATCCGTGCGGCCGCCGCCCAGACGCCTCTGATGATCGTGCTCGAAGACATTCATTGGGCTGACAACGCGACGTTGCTGGCGCTGCGGTCGCTGACCACAGAGATCGATGTGCCGGTGTTGTGGGTGTTCACGGCCCGCACCGGGGCTGGGGGACAGGCGGTGCAGGAGACGTTGTCGGTGTTGCAGCGAACCGATGCCACGTTCCTGCGACTGGCGGCGATGACGCCGGATGCGGTTGCCGACATGGTTCAGGACGCGGTGCGGGCACGGGCCGACACCTCGTTGCTGAGTCTGGCTGCCAAGGCGCACGGCAATCCGTTCCTGATCAGCGAGCTCGTCCGCGGTCTCGGCGAGGAGGGACGGCTCGGCCTCTCCGATGGCCGTGCGGTGGCCTCGGGTTTTGCTCTGCCACGGCGTCTCGGTGCCAGCATGCACCAACGGCTCGATCTGCTCTCCGAGGGCGCCTCAGAGGTGGTCCGGGTGGCAGCGGTACTGCCGGACCGCTTCACCGCGGGCTTGCTGGCCGCGATGCTCGAACGATCGCCGACGTCGTTGCTGTCGTCGCTCGAAGAGGCCGTGCACGCAGATCTTTTCATCGAAGACGGTGAACAGTTGAGATTCCGGCACGATCTCCTGCGCGAGGCCACCAGGCAGTCGTTGCCGAAGTCGTTGCGGCGGGCGATGGAACGCCAATCGGCGTCGGTCATGCTCGGGATGGGTGCTGCGCCTGCCGAGGTCGCCACCCAGCTGGCCCGCAGCGCCGAGCCGGGTGACCGGGAGGCGATCGACGCACTGCGAGAAGCCGCGCAGGCAGTCGGCCGCGGAGATGCGGGCGCCGCCGCGGATCTGAGCAGGTGTGCGTTGGAACTGTCGCCAGCCGACGACGCCGAACACGGATCCCTGATTGCGGAAACGGTGGGTTGGCTCAACCGGGCCAGCCGCTACGGTGAAGCCGAAGAGCTGGCCGACATGGCGCTCGCGGATGCGGCGTCGCCCGAGGTGGAGGCCGAGATCCGGCTGCGGCTACCGACGCAGACCAAGCACAGCTCGCCGCAACGGGTGGCGGAGAGCCGCCGAGCGCTGAGATTGAGAGGCATCAGCGAGCTCACCCGCGCCCGGCATCTGGCATCCCTGGCCTACAACCTGGTATTGCAGGACGAGGACGCGCAGTCACGTACCGCAGCCGACGAAGCTGCCGCCGCGGCCGCGTCCACCGGTGATCCGGAGGCCATCATCATGGCCGAGGTCACCCATGCCCTGCTCGATTCTGGTGAGGGTTACGCGGTCCGCGCGTTGCGCCGCCTCGAACAGCTTCGTGGAATCGCCTACACGAATGAAACGGCGCTGGCACATGCCTATGCCGGGATGTTCCACGCAAACATGCTGGCCGTGGTCGGAAGACTGGACGACGCGACGAACCGGGCCGCCGAGGGCATCGCGCAAGCCGACCGGGAACGCAGCGCGATGGTCCTCGACAACTGGGCCGTCTACGCCGGATGGGTCCATCTCGCGGCGGGCCGCCTGTCGGCCGCTCGTGGCGCAGCTGAGTCACTGCCACCTCCGCAGGCGTCCGGCGCGCAGGAACTGGACGTACACCGCATGCTGATCCTTGCCGAGGTGGCGGCACACTCCGATGACCGGAACCTGTTGCTGGAGACGGCAAACGATGCGCACGATGCTCACTGCACCGGTCCGCCCGGCCAGCGCCGAGCCTGCGCGTACGTCCTCGCGCGTGCGGCGTGGTATCGCGGTGACATCCACGAGGCAGCGCGCTGGCTCGGCGACATCAACCTACTGGGGACACCTCTTTTCCCGCACGCGTTGGTCCGGCTGATCCTGGCCGCGCAGGTGGCATCAGCCGCCGGTGATGCGGGTCTGCGTGCGCGGGTGTTGCAGGCTGCCGAGGTGCTCGGTCGTGAGCGGCCCGCGGTGCCGCTGTTCAGGGCGGTGGTCGGGTATTCCCGCGGCATTCTCGAGCACGACGCCGACGCGCTGGTGCGTGCTGCGGAATCGCTTCGCGCATTCCCGCGGCCGCTTCTGTACGCCGGCGCGGCCGCAGATGCCGGCGCCGAACTGATTCGCGCACAACGCGGTACCGAGGCGCTCGACCAGCTCAACACGGCATTCGACGCCTACAGCGAGTGCGGAGCGACAGCTGATGCCCGCCGAGTCGGCCGCGCGCTGCGTCGTCTGGGGGCGGAACGGCGGGTCGTGGCAACCCAACGTGCGAAAACGGGCTGGGACAGTCTCACCGATTCCGAACTCACGGTCGTGCAGTTGATCGCCGAGGGCGCGACCAACCGGGCCGTGGCAGAGCATCTGCAGCTTTCCCCGCACACGGTGAAGACGCACGTCCGTAACGCGTTCGCCAAACTCGGCGTCACTTCGCGGGCTCAACTGGCGCAGTTCATTCACCGCGCTGATTAA
- a CDS encoding DUF5709 domain-containing protein, which yields MGISEFDDVSSHLLEPEESLDSEQTGIGLDEGYSPPESPRELGAWGLTEREARMHESLTRRLAREVPDTTDRWDGDGIGDSVDSDGEPIDNQVGDARAGRLLAFEIDPTDSTSDYRAYDVGIDGGAASAEESAMHIVADDDWRIL from the coding sequence ATGGGTATTTCTGAATTCGACGACGTCTCGAGCCATCTCCTCGAACCTGAGGAGAGCCTGGACTCCGAGCAGACCGGTATCGGTCTGGACGAAGGCTATTCACCTCCGGAAAGCCCGCGAGAACTGGGTGCGTGGGGGCTCACGGAGCGTGAGGCGCGTATGCATGAGAGTCTGACGCGCCGTCTGGCCCGCGAGGTGCCAGACACGACCGACCGCTGGGACGGCGACGGCATCGGTGACAGCGTCGACAGCGATGGCGAACCCATCGACAATCAGGTCGGCGATGCCCGCGCGGGCCGGCTTCTCGCCTTCGAGATCGACCCGACTGATTCCACTTCCGATTACCGCGCCTACGACGTCGGTATCGACGGCGGCGCCGCGTCAGCCGAGGAATCGGCCATGCACATCGTGGCCGACGACGACTGGCGAATCCTCTGA
- a CDS encoding LuxR C-terminal-related transcriptional regulator, with protein MRRPTRQRYKRFEEDDQHIFGNAGDGAGGDRLRRLHPGVQTAMSAPTKRRPYEPPEITQDSSVSMTAPRASRTTRHGAPAESLWKVGQRALTQYSSRPNIPTLTLDSFNSWSSDMDASEGPAAGHGDTERAVLLATKLHIPAIAGQLVHRTALLDALSQSCRSRLILLSAPVGWGKTTLLSQWALGAGKDQRFGWLSLDASDNDPVWFWMYVIAALQKISPGVGTRAVELLTMGADPIQVVLPTLLNDLDAVARPIVLILDDYHMVVNRAIHEQVAFAVGRMPANLHVVLATRSDPLLPLARLRANGELVEMRSDDLRFGVGEAGQLLNDVLGLDLTEEDVRLLHRRTEGWAAGLYLAALSLAGRAQAAAFIRTFAGDNRHIVDYLMAEVLDRQSPRIRNFLLRTSVMRRFNGALCDAVLQSSDSVSVLEEMERENLFLVPLDMSRHWYRYHHLFGELLRAELHRCEPELVPGLHRRAAKWFEAEGLVDEALRHLVAAGDIAESADLIVEDWANELAGGGLSTVSGWLDLLPEGTVRGDPRLSAIRAWVALNVGLFDDARIWIEAVAAGLEGVSAAEGSARAGLSEQLVALREVYAFKIGDVTNALDAARQAATLEFGEAPPARSAAHVTYGAALYFSGDIDEARTELQRAVELTERTGDRRHRVYALGYLALIEAESGQLADAEHLIRRATGVGPDPAGTQNFIDVAVSLAVSVVLYASGEWAAAADAAHLAVGLARKGAGILEVAKALMVRAKILNDFGDLEAAEKSRSEAGALLRRCPDNVAVHPMIGSAGQGRRVAVAAYNDEHIAEDLTSKELEVLRLLATRLSRRDIGQRLYVSLNTVKTHQRAIYRKLGVDNRNSAVARGRELGLL; from the coding sequence TTGAGGAGGCCAACGCGCCAGCGATACAAAAGGTTTGAGGAAGATGATCAGCACATTTTTGGGAATGCTGGCGATGGTGCCGGTGGTGATCGGCTTCGGCGGCTACATCCTGGTGTCCAGACGGCCATGAGCGCGCCCACCAAGCGCCGCCCGTACGAGCCGCCAGAAATCACGCAGGATTCGTCTGTTTCAATGACTGCACCGCGAGCATCGCGGACAACGCGCCACGGCGCCCCGGCAGAAAGTCTCTGGAAAGTCGGGCAAAGGGCGCTCACCCAGTACTCGTCAAGGCCGAATATTCCTACCTTGACGTTGGATTCATTCAATTCGTGGAGTTCGGACATGGACGCCTCAGAGGGACCCGCAGCGGGACATGGTGACACGGAACGCGCAGTTCTGCTCGCCACCAAATTGCACATCCCGGCCATCGCCGGTCAGCTCGTTCACCGCACCGCCCTGCTTGATGCACTGTCGCAAAGCTGCCGGTCCAGGCTGATCCTGCTGAGTGCACCTGTGGGATGGGGCAAGACCACGTTGCTTTCCCAATGGGCGCTGGGTGCAGGCAAGGACCAGCGATTCGGCTGGCTGTCACTCGATGCATCCGACAACGACCCCGTGTGGTTCTGGATGTACGTCATCGCGGCACTGCAGAAGATCAGCCCGGGTGTGGGTACCCGCGCTGTCGAACTGTTGACCATGGGTGCCGATCCGATTCAGGTTGTCCTGCCCACCCTGCTGAACGATCTGGACGCGGTCGCACGTCCGATCGTGCTGATTCTCGACGACTACCACATGGTGGTGAATCGCGCGATCCACGAGCAGGTGGCGTTTGCCGTCGGCAGGATGCCGGCGAACCTGCACGTCGTTCTGGCCACCAGGTCAGATCCGCTCCTGCCGTTGGCTCGGCTACGTGCCAACGGTGAGCTCGTCGAAATGCGCAGCGACGATCTACGTTTCGGGGTCGGCGAGGCCGGTCAGCTGCTCAACGATGTCCTGGGGTTGGACCTGACCGAGGAGGATGTCCGGCTGTTGCACCGGCGAACGGAAGGGTGGGCCGCAGGTCTCTACCTTGCCGCACTCTCGCTCGCCGGGCGCGCGCAGGCAGCGGCCTTCATCAGGACGTTCGCAGGCGACAACCGCCATATCGTCGATTACCTTATGGCCGAGGTGCTCGACCGCCAGTCACCGCGGATTCGCAATTTCCTCCTGCGTACTTCGGTGATGCGACGGTTCAACGGTGCGCTGTGCGACGCGGTGTTGCAGTCTTCCGACTCGGTATCGGTGCTGGAGGAGATGGAGCGCGAAAATCTCTTCCTGGTGCCGCTGGACATGTCACGGCACTGGTATCGATATCACCACCTGTTCGGTGAGCTTCTGCGTGCGGAGTTGCACCGTTGCGAACCCGAACTCGTGCCCGGGCTGCACCGCCGAGCCGCGAAGTGGTTCGAGGCCGAGGGTCTCGTCGACGAGGCGCTGCGTCACCTCGTGGCCGCCGGAGACATCGCCGAGAGCGCGGACCTCATCGTCGAGGACTGGGCCAACGAACTGGCCGGCGGTGGACTGTCGACCGTGTCGGGCTGGCTCGACCTTCTGCCCGAGGGCACCGTCAGGGGCGATCCACGGCTCAGTGCCATCCGTGCGTGGGTCGCGTTGAACGTCGGCCTTTTCGACGATGCGCGGATATGGATCGAAGCGGTCGCAGCCGGGCTCGAGGGAGTATCGGCCGCCGAGGGTTCTGCACGAGCCGGCCTGTCCGAGCAGTTGGTCGCGCTCCGTGAGGTCTACGCGTTCAAAATTGGTGACGTCACGAATGCGCTCGACGCGGCCCGCCAAGCGGCCACCCTTGAATTCGGCGAGGCACCGCCGGCTCGGTCCGCGGCCCATGTCACCTACGGGGCCGCCCTGTACTTCTCGGGCGACATCGACGAGGCCCGCACGGAACTGCAGCGTGCCGTAGAGCTGACAGAGAGGACAGGGGACCGACGCCATCGTGTGTATGCGCTGGGTTATCTCGCGCTGATCGAGGCCGAATCCGGTCAGCTCGCTGACGCCGAGCATCTGATTCGCCGGGCAACGGGCGTGGGCCCCGATCCGGCCGGCACTCAGAATTTCATCGATGTCGCAGTGTCGTTGGCGGTGTCGGTCGTCCTGTACGCCAGCGGTGAATGGGCCGCTGCCGCGGACGCGGCTCATCTGGCGGTCGGCCTGGCCCGCAAGGGCGCGGGAATCCTCGAGGTCGCAAAGGCCTTGATGGTGAGGGCGAAGATACTGAACGACTTCGGAGATCTGGAAGCGGCCGAGAAAAGTCGCAGCGAGGCAGGTGCGCTGCTTCGCCGGTGTCCGGACAACGTCGCGGTGCACCCCATGATCGGATCGGCCGGGCAGGGACGCCGAGTGGCGGTCGCGGCGTACAACGACGAACACATCGCCGAGGACCTGACATCGAAAGAACTTGAGGTTCTTCGTTTGTTGGCCACCCGGCTGTCGCGCCGCGACATCGGTCAGCGACTCTACGTCTCGCTCAATACTGTGAAGACCCACCAGCGGGCCATCTACCGCAAACTGGGCGTCGACAACCGCAATTCGGCGGTTGCCCGCGGTCGTGAACTCGGCTTGCTCTGA
- a CDS encoding NADP-dependent oxidoreductase encodes MSLRAAGVRAFGDAVQTLEIHAPRPLATDEVLIEVRSAGIGNWDDIIRTGGWDVGTRPPLVLGVEGAGVIRSVGSDQTGFRIGDEVLCHPVPLRDQGTWAPYLIAPVGSLARKPPEISWETAAVFPIPALTAEQVVGDALALGDSDTLLVHGAGGLTGGLIVQLAALRGVDVLATASPRSADRVRGYGAREVLDYRDPLWPHHAKALTTTPIRAVANAAPGGADAAMTSLADSGRLVTITPDPPASTRGITVGSVYVRSDGAQLARLTALLAARQLRMPAPRTCRPEEAADALARVVAGEEPSGVAINPGHRAAGATPDRPG; translated from the coding sequence GTGAGCCTCCGTGCGGCGGGTGTGCGCGCTTTCGGCGACGCGGTACAGACCCTCGAGATCCACGCGCCGCGCCCTTTGGCAACTGACGAGGTCCTCATCGAGGTTCGCAGCGCCGGTATCGGCAATTGGGATGACATCATCCGCACCGGCGGATGGGATGTCGGCACGCGTCCACCACTGGTACTCGGCGTGGAAGGGGCCGGGGTCATCAGGAGCGTCGGCAGCGACCAGACCGGCTTCCGCATCGGCGATGAGGTCCTGTGTCACCCCGTTCCGCTTCGCGATCAAGGGACATGGGCGCCATACCTGATCGCGCCCGTCGGATCTCTGGCGCGCAAGCCGCCTGAGATCTCTTGGGAGACCGCAGCGGTCTTCCCGATCCCCGCGTTGACCGCTGAGCAGGTCGTCGGCGATGCGTTGGCCCTTGGGGATTCGGACACCTTGCTCGTCCACGGAGCGGGTGGGCTCACCGGTGGGCTCATCGTCCAGTTGGCGGCCCTGCGCGGAGTCGATGTGCTCGCCACCGCAAGCCCACGCAGCGCCGACCGGGTGCGCGGGTACGGCGCACGTGAGGTGCTCGACTACCGGGATCCGTTGTGGCCACATCACGCAAAGGCGTTGACAACAACCCCCATCCGCGCCGTCGCCAACGCGGCCCCCGGCGGCGCTGACGCGGCGATGACGTCACTGGCCGACAGCGGCCGATTGGTGACCATCACACCGGATCCGCCGGCATCAACCCGTGGCATCACCGTCGGTTCCGTCTACGTACGGTCCGACGGTGCTCAACTCGCCCGCCTGACGGCATTACTCGCTGCTCGGCAATTGCGCATGCCGGCCCCGCGGACCTGCCGTCCGGAGGAGGCAGCCGACGCTCTCGCGCGGGTCGTCGCAGGCGAAGAGCCCAGCGGTGTGGCCATCAACCCGGGCCACCGCGCGGCCGGGGCGACGCCAGACCGCCCCGGATGA
- a CDS encoding Rid family hydrolase, with the protein MTTTSTRIHTGVGAHIATGYADAIAVPSAGTTIYVSGTPGLREDGTTPEDFTEEARQCWANVEAALTKAGAALTDIVYMRQWLTSRDNVSAYMAVSGDVIRHQPAAMLTIVTGLVWPSIHVEVEVVAVLPA; encoded by the coding sequence ATGACAACCACCAGCACCAGGATCCACACCGGGGTCGGCGCCCACATCGCCACTGGATACGCCGATGCGATCGCCGTACCCAGCGCTGGCACAACGATTTACGTGTCTGGGACTCCCGGGTTGCGTGAAGACGGCACCACGCCCGAGGACTTCACCGAGGAAGCCCGGCAGTGCTGGGCCAATGTCGAGGCCGCGCTCACCAAGGCGGGTGCCGCCCTCACCGACATCGTCTACATGCGGCAATGGCTCACGAGCCGCGACAACGTGTCGGCGTACATGGCGGTGAGCGGAGACGTCATTCGTCATCAACCCGCGGCCATGCTCACCATCGTCACCGGCCTGGTGTGGCCCAGCATCCACGTCGAGGTCGAAGTCGTCGCAGTCCTGCCGGCATGA